A genomic stretch from Gammaproteobacteria bacterium includes:
- a CDS encoding glutamate--tRNA ligase: MSVASINSKITTRFAPSPTGFVHLGNIRTALFNVLLARKHGGDFLLRIEDTDAERSKNEFTAALMQDMRWLGLTWAQGPIDDSGKPGAYHQSQRQALYQSHYDTLQDSGKAYPCFCSAQRLAVLRKTQLSAGQPPRYDGICAHLNQDEVDNKLANGEKPTLRFRVPQNKEITFIDLVRGEQRFASDDIGDFIIRRSDGTPAFFFTNAIDDALMNVTHILRGDDHLTNTPRQLMLLQALSMREPQYGHISLIIGDDGAPLSKRNGSMGIRDMRAAGYLPEAIVNYLSRLGHYYADNSFMSLDSLAKQFDASHLGKAPAQFDLIQLQHWQKAALNAADDNTVWQWLGQAVQKHVPADKKTLFLQLVKPNINNPDEGLDWAKVFFSDDLNIEGDAQHAIDKAGKAFFAIAAKVFAEEADFKTAIKTIGKQAGKKGKQLFWPIRAALTGKVHGPEMSDLVLLLGIDEIVTRCKRAG, encoded by the coding sequence ATGTCTGTAGCGAGTATTAATAGCAAGATTACCACCCGTTTTGCCCCCAGTCCCACGGGTTTTGTCCATTTGGGCAATATTCGTACGGCCTTGTTTAATGTTTTACTGGCACGTAAGCACGGCGGCGATTTTTTGCTACGTATAGAAGATACCGACGCCGAACGCAGCAAGAATGAATTTACCGCCGCGCTAATGCAAGACATGCGTTGGTTGGGTCTGACCTGGGCGCAAGGCCCCATTGATGATAGTGGTAAGCCTGGCGCCTACCACCAGTCGCAACGACAAGCCCTCTACCAAAGCCATTACGATACGCTGCAAGACAGTGGCAAGGCCTACCCCTGTTTTTGTAGCGCCCAGCGTTTAGCCGTATTACGCAAAACCCAATTATCCGCAGGCCAGCCACCGCGTTATGACGGCATCTGTGCCCACCTCAATCAAGACGAAGTAGACAACAAGTTGGCCAACGGTGAAAAACCAACGCTACGCTTTCGCGTACCCCAGAATAAAGAAATCACCTTTATTGACCTAGTACGTGGCGAGCAACGTTTTGCCAGTGATGATATCGGCGACTTTATTATTCGTCGTAGTGATGGCACACCGGCCTTCTTTTTCACCAATGCGATTGACGATGCGCTAATGAACGTCACACATATATTGCGTGGTGACGACCACCTTACTAATACACCCAGACAATTAATGTTGCTACAGGCACTGAGTATGCGTGAACCGCAATACGGCCATATCTCATTGATAATTGGTGACGATGGTGCACCCTTATCAAAACGTAATGGCAGCATGGGAATTCGCGACATGCGCGCAGCAGGTTATTTACCCGAGGCCATCGTTAACTACCTGTCACGCCTGGGTCATTATTATGCTGATAACAGCTTTATGAGTTTGGATAGTTTGGCAAAACAGTTTGATGCCAGCCACCTTGGCAAAGCCCCCGCACAGTTTGATCTCATACAACTGCAACATTGGCAAAAGGCAGCACTTAATGCCGCCGATGACAATACCGTATGGCAATGGCTAGGCCAAGCCGTGCAGAAACATGTGCCCGCAGACAAAAAAACCCTTTTTTTACAATTAGTTAAGCCAAACATCAATAATCCGGATGAAGGCCTGGATTGGGCCAAAGTCTTTTTTAGTGATGACCTAAATATAGAAGGAGATGCACAACACGCCATAGATAAAGCGGGCAAAGCGTTTTTCGCTATCGCAGCCAAAGTGTTCGCTGAAGAAGCCGATTTTAAAACCGCCATAAAAACCATTGGCAAACAGGCAGGCAAAAAAGGCAAACAACTCTTCTGGCCAATTCGCGCAGCCTTAACCGGAAAAGTACATGGGCCAGAGATGTCGGACTTGGTGTTGTTGTTAGGGATTGATGAGATTGTGACGAGGTGCAAGAGGGCAGGCTAG
- a CDS encoding UDP-2,3-diacylglucosamine diphosphatase: MSDTAHTLFISDLHLSADRPDITQQFLTFMQDSAPHAEALYILGDLFEIWLGDDAITSEHEVVIKAIRSISDRGIAVYFMHGNRDFLIGNGFAAACSCEILSDPCIINLYGTDTLLSHGDSLCTDDDDYQKFRAYIRNPQTIEQLMALSIEERIAKGKEYRMASQDANKEKSMEIMDVNQDAVKKMLREYNVQHMIHGHTHRPNVHTIDLGGKLAQRIVLGDWYAQGSQIYADANGCELQQLPRNG; the protein is encoded by the coding sequence ATGAGCGATACTGCTCACACCTTGTTTATCTCCGATCTGCACTTATCTGCAGATCGACCAGACATCACTCAGCAGTTTCTAACGTTTATGCAAGACAGTGCGCCTCACGCAGAGGCGCTTTATATTCTTGGTGACTTGTTTGAAATTTGGCTGGGTGATGATGCCATTACCTCTGAACATGAAGTGGTGATCAAAGCAATACGCTCTATTAGTGATCGTGGTATTGCCGTTTATTTTATGCACGGCAACCGTGATTTTTTGATCGGTAATGGCTTTGCTGCTGCATGCAGTTGTGAAATTCTAAGCGACCCTTGCATCATTAACCTTTACGGTACTGATACCTTACTTAGTCATGGCGATAGTTTATGTACTGATGATGATGACTATCAAAAATTCCGTGCCTACATTCGCAACCCACAGACTATAGAACAGTTAATGGCCTTGTCGATTGAAGAGCGTATTGCTAAAGGCAAGGAATACCGCATGGCAAGCCAGGATGCGAATAAAGAAAAGTCGATGGAAATTATGGACGTTAATCAAGATGCGGTAAAAAAGATGCTCCGCGAATACAATGTCCAACACATGATTCATGGCCATACACATCGACCCAATGTGCATACGATTGATTTAGGCGGTAAGCTCGCTCAACGTATTGTGTTAGGTGATTGGTATGCGCAAGGCAGTCAGATCTATGCTGATGCGAATGGTTGTGAATTGCAGCAATTGCCACGTAATGGCTAA
- a CDS encoding type II toxin-antitoxin system RelE/ParE family toxin — protein MIRTFKNCALKKLYEKGDPSKIKADHVKRVEDILFRLDNAMQSTDMDLPGWNLHKLSGKLKGSSAIWVSGNFRIWFRMEDGDVFDVDYGDYH, from the coding sequence ATGATAAGGACGTTTAAAAACTGCGCACTGAAGAAGCTGTATGAGAAGGGTGATCCGAGCAAAATCAAAGCGGATCATGTCAAACGTGTTGAAGACATTCTCTTTCGTTTGGATAACGCTATGCAGTCCACAGATATGGACTTGCCAGGTTGGAATCTGCACAAGCTGAGCGGCAAGCTAAAAGGTTCTTCAGCGATTTGGGTGTCAGGTAATTTCCGCATCTGGTTCCGAATGGAAGACGGGGACGTATTTGATGTTGATTATGGCGATTACCATTAA
- a CDS encoding peptidyl-prolyl cis-trans isomerase has translation MCTINRLIFFITLFLASLLGSLTVSADAANPVVSIKTNYGEITLELDRVKAPITVDNFMKYVASGHYDSTLFHRVMETFMIQGGGFDEDFNDKETLDPIKNEANNSLSNVRGSVAMARTNDPHSATAQFFINVVDNDFLNFTAPNGSGWGYTVFGKVTHGMDVVDKIRKVAVGNFSGHGNVPTEPVIITKVRAVE, from the coding sequence ATGTGCACAATAAACCGACTGATCTTTTTTATTACGCTTTTTCTTGCCAGCTTACTTGGGAGTCTTACTGTGTCTGCAGATGCCGCCAACCCTGTTGTATCTATTAAAACCAATTATGGTGAAATTACTTTGGAGCTTGATCGTGTCAAAGCACCAATTACTGTCGATAATTTTATGAAATACGTTGCCAGCGGCCATTACGATAGCACCTTGTTTCATCGTGTGATGGAAACATTTATGATTCAGGGTGGTGGTTTTGATGAGGATTTTAACGATAAAGAAACTTTAGACCCAATTAAAAATGAAGCTAATAACAGCTTAAGCAATGTTCGTGGCTCGGTTGCCATGGCACGCACCAATGACCCTCACTCAGCAACAGCACAGTTTTTTATCAATGTCGTGGATAATGATTTTCTCAATTTTACCGCACCTAATGGCAGTGGTTGGGGCTATACCGTATTCGGCAAAGTGACACATGGCATGGATGTGGTCGACAAAATTCGTAAAGTCGCCGTCGGTAATTTTTCAGGCCATGGCAACGTGCCAACTGAGCCTGTCATTATTACTAAAGTGCGTGCTGTCGAATAA